The proteins below come from a single Cylindrospermopsis raciborskii Cr2010 genomic window:
- a CDS encoding ABC transporter substrate-binding protein, with protein sequence MAIIGNVNRAVREIAPLPRETIESSFLRCYPFDQLLYRSILFMVTMIGTCSLIFLSIAVLGIYRLSNPCTPNEKKALGILCLEGSETKSIINSNGNDPKVSIEQNNDSAEKQGNPLALAVVLPSSENISNNNVTGNVLNGVAKAQDEFNKKQKQKNSRLVKILVEYSQQSDAPKKAKELVNNPSILGVIHYYSPYSADTNDLISVYEKGGVPFIFLSTQDMKPQGSILTTNIGPDSANKLAEYVYKNLKLKSATIFANTGTNYTKAMAKEFESSFQKLGGKVDEVIDLRDKEFDTEEKVNQLKSPVAVLFPDRENSQKAVDIANVKYESSSEKVRKLKLLGGDTLYGTNILIGKPVEVMVLSIRQFNNRVTNNATQVLINSLGSNPNRESVLKNMQRQQKTILVKIQNSEFVILNPKP encoded by the coding sequence ATGGCCATTATTGGGAATGTGAATAGGGCGGTACGGGAAATAGCTCCCCTACCTCGAGAAACTATAGAGTCTTCATTTCTTCGATGCTATCCATTTGACCAACTACTCTACCGTTCTATTCTGTTCATGGTGACAATGATTGGTACTTGCTCCTTAATTTTTTTGAGTATTGCAGTACTTGGTATTTATCGTTTATCTAATCCATGCACACCAAATGAAAAGAAAGCACTTGGTATTTTATGTTTAGAAGGCTCAGAAACTAAATCAATAATTAATTCTAATGGAAATGATCCGAAAGTTTCAATTGAACAAAATAATGACTCAGCTGAAAAACAGGGAAATCCTTTAGCATTAGCAGTGGTTTTGCCATCCTCTGAAAACATAAGCAATAACAATGTTACGGGAAATGTATTGAATGGAGTAGCCAAAGCACAGGACGAATTTAATAAAAAACAGAAGCAAAAAAATAGTAGATTAGTCAAAATATTGGTTGAGTATAGTCAACAATCGGATGCACCTAAGAAAGCAAAGGAATTGGTAAATAACCCATCAATACTGGGAGTAATACATTATTATTCTCCCTATTCTGCTGATACTAATGATCTCATATCAGTCTACGAGAAGGGAGGAGTACCCTTTATTTTTCTGTCTACCCAGGATATGAAACCACAGGGATCCATCCTAACTACAAATATTGGACCTGATAGCGCTAACAAGCTAGCTGAATATGTTTACAAAAACTTAAAATTAAAAAGTGCAACAATTTTTGCTAATACAGGTACTAACTATACCAAAGCTATGGCGAAAGAATTTGAAAGTAGTTTTCAAAAACTGGGTGGTAAGGTAGATGAGGTGATTGATCTACGAGATAAGGAGTTTGACACCGAAGAAAAAGTTAATCAACTGAAATCTCCAGTTGCTGTCTTGTTTCCAGATCGAGAAAATAGTCAGAAAGCAGTTGATATTGCCAATGTAAAGTATGAATCATCAAGTGAAAAAGTCCGAAAGTTAAAATTATTGGGTGGAGATACCCTTTATGGAACTAATATCTTGATAGGAAAACCAGTAGAAGTAATGGTTTTATCAATACGTCAGTTTAACAATAGGGTAACAAATAATGCCACTCAAGTTCTAATTAATTCTTTAGGTTCTAATCCTAACAGAGAGTCAGTCCTAAAAAATATGCAACGCCAGCAAAAAACTATCTTGGTGAAAATCCAAAATAGTGAATTTGTCATCCTCAACCCAAAACCGTGA
- a CDS encoding SufS family cysteine desulfurase: protein MTFTSTKTLADQVRSDFPILQQKVHDKPLVYLDNAATSQKPTLVLNTWRNYYEEYNSNVHRGAHFLSGKATDAYEAVRDKVVNFIQAKSRQEIVFTRNASEAINLVAYSWGMNNLQPGDEIILSVMEHHSNIVPWQFVAQKTGAVLKFVELTPAQTLDLDQFNNLICEKTKLVSIVHISNTLGCINPVQEIAKIAHRYGAKFLLDGCQSVPHTPINVQDIDCDWLVASGHKMLAPTGIGFVYGKLELLESMPPFFGGGEMIAEVYLDHSTYAELPHKFEAGTPAIGEAIALGAAIDYLTNIGMDKIHAYEAELTSYLLEQLAQIPQLTIYGPKPDIHGEGRAALASFTAKGVHANDLATLLDQEGIAIRSGHHCTQPLHRYLDLAGTARVSLSFYNTREEIDVFVNTLRETLDFFASVFSE from the coding sequence ATGACATTTACATCAACTAAAACCCTAGCAGATCAAGTTCGTTCAGACTTTCCCATTCTTCAACAAAAAGTTCATGATAAACCCCTAGTTTATCTAGATAATGCAGCTACTTCTCAAAAACCAACCTTAGTATTGAACACTTGGCGGAATTACTACGAAGAGTATAACTCCAACGTGCATAGGGGTGCGCATTTTTTAAGTGGAAAAGCTACGGATGCTTATGAAGCAGTAAGAGATAAAGTGGTTAATTTTATCCAAGCAAAATCCCGTCAGGAGATAGTTTTTACCCGCAATGCTAGTGAAGCCATTAATCTAGTGGCTTACAGTTGGGGAATGAACAATTTACAACCAGGAGATGAGATTATCCTCTCTGTAATGGAACACCATAGTAATATTGTCCCCTGGCAATTTGTGGCTCAAAAAACCGGAGCAGTCCTGAAATTTGTAGAATTGACACCTGCACAAACCCTAGATTTAGACCAGTTTAATAACCTAATTTGTGAAAAAACTAAACTGGTATCTATTGTGCATATTTCTAATACATTAGGTTGCATTAATCCAGTCCAAGAAATAGCTAAAATTGCTCATAGATACGGAGCAAAATTCCTACTAGATGGATGCCAAAGTGTTCCTCACACCCCCATCAACGTCCAAGACATTGACTGTGATTGGTTAGTTGCATCTGGACACAAAATGTTAGCTCCCACCGGTATTGGCTTCGTATACGGTAAATTAGAATTACTAGAATCCATGCCACCATTTTTCGGTGGTGGAGAAATGATTGCAGAAGTATATTTAGACCATTCTACCTATGCAGAACTCCCCCACAAGTTTGAAGCTGGTACACCTGCTATTGGGGAGGCCATAGCTCTGGGTGCAGCAATAGACTATTTAACTAATATAGGGATGGATAAAATCCATGCTTATGAAGCAGAATTAACTAGCTATTTATTGGAGCAACTAGCACAAATACCCCAACTAACAATCTATGGACCAAAGCCAGATATTCATGGTGAAGGCAGAGCCGCTTTAGCGTCTTTTACTGCCAAAGGTGTTCACGCTAATGATTTAGCCACATTACTAGACCAAGAGGGTATAGCTATACGTTCCGGTCACCATTGTACACAACCATTACACCGTTATTTAGACTTAGCAGGAACCGCACGAGTAAGTTTATCTTTTTATAATACCCGTGAAGAGATAGATGTATTTGTTAACACTTTGAGAGAAACATTAGATTTTTTTGCCAGTGTTTTTAGCGAATAG
- a CDS encoding fasciclin domain-containing protein, which produces MADIVDIAVGNDSFKTLVAAVQAANLVETLKSPGPFTVFAPTDDAFAKLPPGTITTLLQNIPQLARILTYHVVPGKLTKSDLAQLGTVNSVEGSPIKIDCNDGFEVKNATVIAADIEADNGVIHVIDTVILMG; this is translated from the coding sequence ATGGCTGATATTGTTGATATTGCAGTTGGGAATGATTCATTCAAAACCTTAGTAGCGGCCGTACAAGCAGCTAATTTGGTGGAAACTCTCAAAAGTCCAGGTCCTTTTACAGTTTTTGCACCTACTGATGATGCTTTTGCTAAACTACCCCCTGGTACCATTACCACCCTATTGCAAAATATCCCACAGTTAGCAAGAATTTTAACCTATCATGTAGTTCCCGGAAAATTGACCAAATCTGACTTAGCACAATTGGGCACGGTTAATTCCGTAGAAGGTTCACCAATCAAAATTGATTGTAATGATGGTTTTGAAGTTAAAAATGCTACAGTTATTGCAGCAGATATTGAGGCCGACAATGGTGTCATTCATGTTATTGACACTGTTATTTTAATGGGCTGA
- the sufD gene encoding Fe-S cluster assembly protein SufD, whose product MTMEVFPPAVSDSLLDLDKDAFLTRLLNQLNEICLSKEPSWLEQVRTNATKWVRHSVIPTTRDEEWRFTDLSPLREISFALGSNLGSSQIAMESFMEGLGLPEATHRLVFINGVLTPTLSQTSDLPSGLHVGNLNSLEDSVAQKYLAQFDGTRDVFSDLNTAGLSDVAVVWARKNVVVEDPIQLLFISLVGEFPTFCQPRCLVIAEGNSQISLIEEHITLTTPSPQNNPSPGLNSGFNNSVTEIWVHENAQINHSRIVLGGDHSFDIGKTAVTQARYSRYSCNAITIGGKISRHNLELVQTGEQTETNLHGLTVIAQKQLGDTHSAIALNYPYATSRQLHKLIIGDRAHGVFNGKIFVPKSAQLTDASQLNRNLLLSSKARVDTKPQLEITADNVKCAHGATVSQLEDDEIFYLQSRGIGETEARKLLVNAFATEVINLIPLASLREKLLKTVSSLVNN is encoded by the coding sequence GCTAAATGAGATTTGTCTATCAAAAGAACCAAGCTGGTTAGAACAAGTTAGGACTAATGCGACCAAGTGGGTGCGTCACTCGGTGATTCCTACTACCCGAGATGAAGAGTGGCGTTTTACAGACCTATCTCCTTTACGGGAGATCAGTTTCGCATTAGGTTCTAATTTAGGTAGTTCCCAAATTGCCATGGAATCTTTTATGGAGGGTTTAGGTTTACCTGAAGCTACCCACCGGTTGGTTTTTATTAATGGTGTTCTCACACCAACTTTATCCCAGACTTCAGATCTACCCTCCGGTTTACATGTTGGTAACCTAAATTCTTTAGAAGATTCTGTTGCTCAGAAATATTTGGCGCAGTTTGACGGAACAAGAGATGTTTTTAGCGACCTAAATACTGCTGGTTTGAGTGATGTTGCAGTGGTATGGGCGCGCAAAAATGTGGTAGTTGAAGATCCCATACAGCTGTTATTTATTTCCCTGGTGGGAGAGTTCCCAACTTTTTGTCAACCCCGCTGTTTGGTAATTGCTGAAGGTAATTCCCAGATAAGTCTAATTGAGGAACATATTACCCTAACTACACCTTCACCACAAAATAATCCTAGTCCTGGTTTGAACAGTGGTTTTAACAACAGTGTGACAGAAATCTGGGTGCATGAAAATGCCCAGATCAATCATTCTAGAATTGTCTTGGGTGGTGATCATAGTTTTGATATTGGTAAAACTGCTGTAACCCAAGCAAGATACAGTCGTTATAGCTGTAATGCCATAACCATTGGTGGTAAAATTTCTCGTCACAACTTAGAGCTTGTACAAACTGGTGAACAAACTGAAACTAATCTCCACGGATTAACCGTTATTGCCCAAAAGCAATTGGGTGACACTCATAGCGCGATCGCACTGAACTATCCTTATGCTACTAGTAGACAATTACACAAACTTATTATAGGCGATCGCGCCCATGGGGTATTCAATGGTAAGATATTTGTTCCCAAATCTGCACAATTAACGGATGCGTCGCAGTTAAACCGGAATTTGCTTTTATCATCAAAAGCGAGAGTAGACACCAAACCCCAATTAGAAATTACCGCTGACAATGTTAAGTGTGCCCATGGTGCAACCGTTAGTCAACTAGAAGACGATGAAATCTTCTACCTGCAAAGTCGGGGAATAGGAGAAACGGAAGCGCGTAAGTTATTAGTTAATGCTTTTGCAACAGAAGTTATTAACCTAATTCCACTTGCTTCCTTGAGAGAGAAGCTGTTAAAAACAGTTAGCTCTCTAGTCAATAACTAA
- a CDS encoding SemiSWEET transporter has translation MDFVNIVGLAAGTLTTIAFLPQMLQTWKTKSAKDVSFAMLITFMTGLFLWFIYGIMLGATPIILANGASLFFNLIILGLKVKYR, from the coding sequence ATGGACTTTGTGAACATAGTGGGATTAGCTGCGGGAACCCTAACAACAATTGCTTTTTTACCTCAGATGTTACAAACCTGGAAAACCAAGTCAGCAAAAGATGTTTCTTTTGCGATGTTGATTACATTCATGACTGGGTTGTTCTTATGGTTTATTTATGGTATTATGCTAGGCGCGACACCGATTATTCTGGCCAATGGTGCTAGTTTGTTTTTTAACCTAATTATTCTGGGTTTGAAGGTTAAGTACAGGTAA
- a CDS encoding Dps family protein: MASAQKLTNVNIGISEQMRGKIAEGLSCLLADTYSLYLKTHNFHWNVTGSMFQTLHLMFETQYTELALAVDLIAERIRALGYPAPGTYSEYARLTSIPETSGVPKAKEMIQLLVEGQEAVVRTARSIFPLVDEVNDEPTADLLTQRMQIHEKTAWMLRSLLED; the protein is encoded by the coding sequence ATGGCATCCGCACAAAAACTTACAAACGTCAATATTGGGATCAGTGAACAAATGAGAGGTAAAATTGCTGAGGGTTTATCCTGTCTATTGGCCGACACCTATTCACTTTACCTGAAAACTCATAATTTTCATTGGAACGTCACCGGTTCAATGTTCCAAACTCTACATTTAATGTTTGAGACCCAATACACTGAATTAGCCTTGGCAGTGGATTTAATTGCTGAGAGAATTCGTGCACTGGGTTACCCCGCCCCCGGAACTTATAGCGAATATGCTCGACTTACGTCCATTCCAGAAACTTCAGGAGTTCCCAAAGCTAAGGAAATGATCCAATTACTAGTGGAAGGTCAAGAAGCAGTGGTGAGAACTGCACGCTCCATTTTTCCCTTGGTAGATGAGGTCAATGATGAACCTACTGCGGATTTGTTGACCCAAAGGATGCAAATCCATGAGAAAACTGCCTGGATGTTAAGAAGTTTACTGGAAGACTAG